One region of Gopherus evgoodei ecotype Sinaloan lineage chromosome 16, rGopEvg1_v1.p, whole genome shotgun sequence genomic DNA includes:
- the ENTPD2 gene encoding LOW QUALITY PROTEIN: ectonucleoside triphosphate diphosphohydrolase 2 (The sequence of the model RefSeq protein was modified relative to this genomic sequence to represent the inferred CDS: inserted 10 bases in 7 codons; deleted 2 bases in 2 codons; substituted 2 bases at 2 genomic stop codons) — translation MARKVIAVLLLLCFIGVVGILLLCLPTKDLREPPGFKYGIVLDAGSSHTXMFIYKWPADKENDTGIVSQHSMCDVEGGGISSYAENPPAAGKSLKQCLDQAVSDVPKERHPLTPLYLGATAGMRLLNLTDPQASDRVLSAVTSTLKSYPFDFGGQKFCXGXNEGVFGWVTANYLLENFIKVCWIGQWFRPKKPTLGAXGFGWSSTQITFXTQNPIEDPRNEVTLRLYGQTYKVXHSRFLCYGRDQILRRMLSKVMKADGYKTNVSNPCWPKGYQRNFKLQDVYDSPCTAAEKPDSYDPQRSIDMSGSGDTAQCRLHVDSLFSFTSCSFTSCSFDGVFXPGLSGNSLXAFSAFFYTVXFIQTVMKRRVASPDDLNTAAEAICSASWTELLLQAPDQKKWLQDYCAVANFVYLVISKGYHFDESSFPNIAFQKKAGDTSIGWALGYMLNLTNMIPADEAGFRKGANYSSWVVLILLFVAVILMALGTAFCLLRSGKQHRTM, via the exons TATGGAATCGTTCTGGACGCCGGCTCCTCCCACA GCATGTTCATCTACAAGTGGCCTGCGGACAAAGAGAATGACACTGGGATT GTCAGCCAGCACAGCATGTGCGACGTGGAAG GTGGCGGGATCTCCAGCTACGCAGAGAACCCCCCGGCCGCTGGCAAGAGCCTCAAGCAGTGTCTCGACCAGGCTGTGAGCGACGTCCCCAAGGAAAGGCATCCACTCACCCCCCTCTACCTGGGGGCCACCGCTGGCATGAGGCTGCTGAA CCTCACTGACCCCCAGGCTTCAGACAGAGTCCTCAGCGCAGTGACCTCAACGCTGAAGTCGTACCCCTTTGACTTCGGGGGGCAAAAATTCTG CGGGTGAAACGAGGGGGTGTTTGGCTGGGTCACAGCTAACTATCTCCTGGAGAACTTCATCAAGGTAT GCTGGATCGGGCAGTGGTTCCGGCCAAAGAAACCCACGTTGGGGGC TGGATTTGGGTGGAGCTCTACCCAAATCACCT GAACCCAGAATCCGATTGAGGACCCCCGGAATGAGGTGACGCTGCGGCTCTATGGGCAGACGTACAAAGT ACACTCACGCTTCCTGTGCTACGgcagggaccagatcctcaggagGATGCTCTCCAAGGTCATGAAG GCTGACGGCTACAAAACAAATGTGTCCAACCCCTGCTGGCCCAAAGGCTACCAAAGGAACTTCAAACTCCAAGATGTCTATGACTCTCCCTGCACGGCAGCTGAGAAGCCTGACAGCTACGATCCTCAACGTAGCATCGACATGAGCGGATCCGGGGACACAGCCCAGTGCCGCCTGCACGTGGACAGTCTCTTCAGCTTCACCAGCTGCAGCTTCACCAGCTGCTCCTTTGATGGGGTTT CACCCGGCCTTTCGGGAAACTCATTGTAA GCCTTCTCTGCCTTTTTCTACACGG GATTTATCCAGACAGTGATGAAGAGACGCGTGGCCTCGCCAGATGACCTTAACACTGCTGCCGAAGCCATCTGCAGTGCCAGCTGGACCGAG CTGCTGCTACAAGCTCCAGACCAGAAGAAGTGGTTGCAGGATTACTGTGCGGTTGCCAACTTTGTTTATTTGGTGATCAGCAAGGGCTACCACTTCGATGAGAGCTCT TTCCCCAACATCGCCTTCCAGAAAAAG GCTGGGGACACTTCCATCGGCTGGGCCCTGGGCTACATGCTGAACCTCACCAACATGATCCCGGCTGACGAAGCGGGCTTTCGAAAGGGCGCAAACTACAGCTCCTGGGTCGTCCTCATCCTTCTCTTCGTGGCTGTAATCCTGATGGCACTGGGGACAGCGTTCTGCCTGCTCCGGTCCGGCAAGCAGCACCGCACCATGTAG